AAGCCTGCGCTCCGACACCTATACGGCCGTTGTCCAGAAGCGAAAGAGCGACCTTAAAGCCATGGTTCTCTTCACCCAGCAGATTGGATTTTGGAACTTTAGCATCGATAAAAGAGAGCTCGCGGGTATCGGAACATTTCAGCCCCATCTTCTTTTCCGGCGCACCCAGAGACATACCCTCGGTATCTTTCGTGACCAGAATTGCAGAGATTCCCTTGGATCCTTTTTCAGGATCGGTCAGGGCGAATACGACGAAGACGCCAGCCCACTTGGCGGAAGTGACCCAGCTCTTGGTGCCGTTAAAGACATAGTTGTCACCATTGGCGAGTGCCTGGGTCTTGAGACTGCCCGCATCGGTACCGGAATCAGGCTCGGACAGCGAATACGCGCCGATCATCTCCCCCGAGGCCAGTTTAGGCAGGTACTCATCTTTCTGGGCATCGGTGCCGAAATGTTCGATCGCCTTGAGAGCGAGCGAATTGTGCACACTGACCATAATAGCGAACCCGGCACAGGCCTTGGAGAGTTCTTCAATGATCAGGGCGTAGCTGAGAGTATCCAGTTCCTGGCCACCGTATTTTTCGGGCGCCAACAGCCCGAAGAAACCGAGCTCAGCCGCCTCTTTGATTATTTCCTCGGGGATATCCTCTTTGGCATCCATCTCCTCAGCAATCGGAGCCAGGCGCTTTTGTGCAAAGTCGCGACCGAAGTCGCGCATCATATCATGATCTTCAGTCAGATTGAAATCCATAGCGA
This window of the Candidatus Zixiibacteriota bacterium genome carries:
- a CDS encoding acyl-CoA dehydrogenase translates to MDFNLTEDHDMMRDFGRDFAQKRLAPIAEEMDAKEDIPEEIIKEAAELGFFGLLAPEKYGGQELDTLSYALIIEELSKACAGFAIMVSVHNSLALKAIEHFGTDAQKDEYLPKLASGEMIGAYSLSEPDSGTDAGSLKTQALANGDNYVFNGTKSWVTSAKWAGVFVVFALTDPEKGSKGISAILVTKDTEGMSLGAPEKKMGLKCSDTRELSFIDAKVPKSNLLGEENHGFKVALSLLDNGRIGVGAQALGIAQTAYEEALSYSKERKQFNQPICNFQGIQFKLADMATKIDAARLLVYRAAVLKDQDGRFGKEISMGKLFASEIANWVADQAVQIHGGYGYVKEYAVERCFRDARVTEIYEGTSEAQRIVISRDILKE